Proteins encoded together in one Lachnospiraceae bacterium JLR.KK008 window:
- the mreC gene encoding rod shape-determining protein MreC, whose product MSPIVRRKGEKFTLPSKYLLLIITILCICMMAITFTTDIFNGSLGVFVGYVTVPFQNGITEVGTWLSDKSDELAQIRDLIEENQQLKEQVDQLTIENTILQQEKYELNNLRELYQLDDEYEQYDKVGARIIAWDGGNWFHSFTINKGTDDGLEVDMNVMAGNGLVGRIDTVGKNWAKVTSIINDNSNVSGMVLSTSDNLIVSGDLELMSQGLIRFEQLVDSDNQVVEGDKIVTSNISDKYLSGILIGYISSMEMDSNNLTKSGYATPAVDFQHLEEVLVILQKKQQPEE is encoded by the coding sequence GGGAAAAATTCACTCTGCCGAGTAAGTACCTTCTTCTAATCATTACTATTTTGTGCATCTGTATGATGGCGATCACCTTTACGACCGATATTTTTAACGGTTCCCTGGGTGTGTTTGTCGGCTATGTGACGGTGCCTTTTCAAAACGGCATCACGGAAGTAGGAACATGGTTGTCAGACAAATCGGATGAACTGGCGCAGATTCGTGATCTGATCGAGGAAAACCAGCAGCTCAAAGAGCAGGTGGACCAGCTCACAATCGAGAATACGATTCTTCAGCAGGAGAAATATGAACTGAACAATTTAAGAGAGCTGTATCAGCTGGATGATGAATATGAGCAGTATGATAAGGTCGGCGCCCGGATCATCGCCTGGGATGGCGGCAACTGGTTTCATTCGTTTACGATCAACAAAGGAACGGACGACGGACTGGAAGTCGATATGAATGTGATGGCCGGCAATGGTCTTGTGGGAAGGATCGACACGGTAGGTAAAAACTGGGCGAAAGTTACGTCTATTATCAACGATAATTCGAATGTGAGCGGCATGGTGCTCTCGACATCGGACAATCTGATCGTATCCGGCGATCTGGAGTTAATGAGTCAGGGGCTGATCCGCTTCGAACAGCTTGTGGACAGCGACAATCAGGTCGTGGAGGGAGACAAGATCGTCACCTCCAATATCAGTGACAAATATCTCTCAGGGATACTGATCGGTTATATCAGTTCCATGGAGATGGATTCCAACAACCTGACGAAATCAGGCTATGCCACACCGGCGGTGGATTTCCAGCATCTGGAAGAAGTGCTTGTCATTCTCCAGAAAAAACAACAGCCGGAAGAGTAG
- the mreD gene encoding rod shape-determining protein MreD — translation MKRKILIGVWILVCFLLQCTVFHALSFGGIIPNLLIILTSSYGFMGGRKNGLMTGFLSGLLLDIFFGEAIGFYALIYMYIGYINGNFRKIFFPEDIKLPLCLIAASDLAYNILCYSLLFLLRSRFQIGYYFIYIILPEVVYTVGISLIMYPVILRIDQKLTEREKRSAKKFV, via the coding sequence ATGAAACGGAAAATTCTGATCGGAGTATGGATTCTTGTCTGTTTCCTGCTCCAGTGCACCGTTTTTCATGCTCTGTCATTTGGCGGGATTATACCCAATCTGCTCATCATACTCACATCTTCCTACGGATTTATGGGAGGAAGAAAGAACGGTCTGATGACCGGTTTTTTATCGGGGCTGCTTCTCGACATCTTTTTTGGGGAAGCGATCGGTTTCTATGCTCTGATCTATATGTATATTGGATACATAAACGGCAATTTTCGCAAAATATTCTTTCCGGAAGACATCAAGCTGCCACTCTGTCTGATCGCTGCCAGCGATCTGGCTTACAATATCTTATGCTATTCTCTGCTTTTTCTGCTCAGAAGCCGTTTCCAGATCGGATATTATTTTATCTATATTATCTTGCCGGAGGTTGTATATACGGTAGGCATTTCACTGATTATGTATCCGGTCATCCTTCGTATCGACCAAAAACTGACAGAACGCGAAAAAAGGAGTGCGAAAAAATTTGTTTGA